The genomic interval tgttGGTAACCTTAGAATAACATAGTtgcaattttgtttttattcaagtGACATTTATTATAGCTTACGTGGTATCAATTACGAAAGATGTTGCATTTGTTGATTTGAAAAACTGAAATAAATTTTGGATTCAACTAAAGGTTAAAATCAAGGTGTGGAGAAAGGCCTATTGAGAgatagttataatttttttaatatgttatatctaatttataaaatttagttaGTCAAAcattaattttcacaaatactgtttaaaaatataacttttttatactatataaacttATTTGTACAATATCAATAGcacaaaaattgtaaaaatattttttatataaataatttttaagggAAGACAGAAGAAAAGggtaacaaaatatttaaaacattaaaaatatatttttttattttaaaaaaatgtcaaacATCAGTGTATTGGTTTTGATTTgataaacacaaaaacaaaaacaaaaaatgcaaCAATGCAGAACAACGAACAcctcaacaaagaaaaataaatttatcacaAACTGTTTGCTTATATTCATTATACATGGGTAATTTCATCAATTCAACacaaatttacaaattaaaaaagaagctATTTTTTTAGGTTGCCACATCACACATTAGACAAGggcatatttataattttaattaaaagtcaTGCCCTATTTTTATCGAAAGGTATGTATACGATAGACAAAAATAGATACATTACTTTGAAGAGTATACTCGCACAAGTAAAAGTactctttctaatttatttatttctatcatttattttaaacaaatgattttttttacttatttattagatttattgattttgtcATATGTATTAAATTTACGaaaattatgtattattctcGCATATACAACGATTCTTTTAAAACAACTGCATATCTTAACACATATGCAGCGGTTACAAAAAACTGCTGCATATAGTGACCCATATGCAGCGGTTATTGATAACCGCTGCATTATAATGCATATGCAATAGTTATGAACCGCTACTATTTTAGCATTTGCAGCAGTTGTATAAACCGCTACATATCTATCTTATTATGCAGCGGTTTTGCAACGGATTAAGTCAAATGTAATActaatttgaaaaattacttGCAACGGTTTGAAATCGCTACAAAACCGTTACAATAGATAGTCTATTGCAGCAGTTTTATAACCGCTGCATAAGTGCAGTTATGTAGTGGTGCGTCCAAGGCCATGTACAAGCTTATCCCGAGGCGTTCAATCAATAGCTGTCGATCGTTCCAATGTAATCTTGAGGCGCTGCATTGATGGCGAGGCTGGATCTCGAGGCAAGGGAGAGACGATCCTTCCAGTACAATCACGAGGTGTTGCTGAGTTTCCCCATTAATCGAATCCCGAGGCAAGGTAGGAGTGCTGGCTTTACTGGTTTCTCCAACACGATCTCGAGACAAATCCCTCATAGCCGAATCTCAAGGAAAGGGAGTGCTGGTTTTGCCAGATTCTCCTACCAGATTTTCCTACCAGATCttgagacaaatcttgttctctAAACAGATCCCGAGGCAGCACTAACTGATGAGTGTAGAAATTATgatcaatttttattataattaaaatgggTGAGAGAAAGGGTTGATTAAATATGTTGTTATTCCTCTCTAATCAGATATTCCAATGAATAGCTTAAACAAGGAGATGCCACGATTaccttatatttatatatgtagttCACATAATCTTAGGCCAATTTCGTATTATAAAAGATTGtaatatctatacatatatttaaagtatatGTATAATCTGTTTGGAGAGGATTTTAAagagatttataattttttttttagaatttctccTATTGCATTTAAGTCATTTAGTACAAGtctttatttctattaaatGTAGtatctatacatattattaaagtagatgtataatctactccgtGAGCGTTTCAacgaacaattttaatttttttaataacatttaagtttttatttatattacttataatattaataattgaaaaaaattaattacacataattatttatgtaataaatgtccataagaccTTTAAAATTcaaggtataaaatagtttatatggtaggagttgtttaattatattattttatatatgatattgcctcaaaactcctcacaaaattttaaaatctccgATGTGAAGCCTGGAAAAATGCCTagtacatatatttaaagtacaTGTATAATCTTCTTGGAGAGGGTTTCAaggagatttttaattttttttttttagaatttttcctATTGCATTTAAGTCATTTAGTACAAGTCTTTGTTTGTATGGAATGAGATATGTTTAATTCcgtttatttatttgcattaaatATTCCATTATatgtttcaaataaattataattataaaaaaattattttatgaaaaaagtaTACCGATAGTTTACAAAATATTTGGAGTAGACTTATTAGAACCAGTTCAAAGATCATGCTTTGTGTATTAGATTAAATAGTTCAATCTTCAGGTCATTCGGATAAATGTTAGgttaataaaaatgtttttaaatattattttagaattataaattaattttttttaattatttgatatataacacatataatataatatcctattaactataaataaataatttaaaagaaaaaaagcaaattatTAGTCACTTAATTGTAactatggattaaaaaaatcgtaacaaaaaaaagcttcaaccatagttattaaaaaataaaataaaataaagctaagcactatttttaaaattttttaatttaatggaaattacgtattatttttctttaaacataaaaactaaatgtaatgaaagaataaaaaatttatttcaaaaaaaaaattctgctCACCTAAGTCAAAGGAATCCAGGCAATTCAGTGGGGTTGGCTGGTTAAAGATGATCAAGATGGGTTACATTAGATTAATTCCATAAGTGGCTCAAATTAGAGATCTAAACTGATTTAGGCACCAAGTCACCCGGTTTATCGGTTTGAgtttaataattatatgaaaaatagacATTGGAGGTTGTGGGcggtatatttttattaatgatggacattgattattttttggttttatggaAAATGGAAAGGATTATAGTTGAAAATTCGAAAATACCCCAACAATgtagaaaaattgaaaagacaGAAATATGGGAAATCAAATGATAGAGGGTGTTGGAATTTCATAAACAGAATGAGTTTCTCAACAAAATGTATTCGcaaaattttaatgtaaaagAACAATATAATTTAGAAGCGGTTTATTGACCATGTGATTTAATGCTCAAAATGACAATTATCGTGGAATTGATTCTTTCAATGTGTTATCAAGAAAGTTACGAAATATATCATTActtaattacatttattttacccttttatttctcttctaaatattattttcattttagttttgGGTTGTTTTTCTACTAGATATTGTTTCATTTATACCTACTTTGTCAGttgagaaaattttattaaaatttgtgttacagataaaaaaatacatatcccAAAACAATTACAATTGCAAAAATTCCGATGCAATTTATCTAGTAAACCTTAAAGTAAATAATTGTATTCAAAGCCAAAGGGTTTATAGCCCAACAGCTAATGGTGCCAAATGGGCTGGCACGGGCCCACTGCGGTCTGAGTACTGTGTGTGCCCAAGCCGCATGACCCACCTACTACCAAGCTAGGCCCTGCACGTGGCTCAACCAaaccatattttatttatattttttttttaaaccccaaaaatatataaaaacctcTAAATTGCTAAACCATTATTAGAACATAggggaaaaatataaaaacacaaagtGAAGGTCTCATTGATTAAAAAGttggaaatataaaaaaaaataaaaatagtaagaaAAATCTCACATGGGTCGTGCCAAGCTGATGCTTGTCGCATGCCGGCACCGCCCACGGGCTGCATACCCCTGACCCAGCATGGACCCAGGGTCTAAACCGTGCTCGACTTGGGCCTAAGTCGACACATCTCGTACGACCTATCTCATGTCATGCTGCACTAGACCTAAGTCGACACAACCCATTTGACACCTCTACCAGCCACATTGGCCCTAGTTCAAAAGACTTTAATCTGGGTATTTTTAAAGTCTCGAGTTTAAGTCTTGGTGGATGTAGTGGTGGTAATAGGTCCTTGGTTGTAATTTTAAACTTGTAGCTAAAACTCCATACTGTTGGGTGAGTGCGCACGAgctaaataataatttctcaacTTGTGCGCACATCTTTTAACTATAATGTGTTTCTCGcatttgttaaatatatatatatatatatatatatatttaaaagtttggTTGGACTTAGTTCATTTTATTCAAACCATTAAATAAACAATACATTGATAGCATGAGAtgcatttcattattttttatctaaaagttgcaaaataaaataaaataaaatagatcaaaataccaaaatggtccctctattttgcgcTTTCTGACCTTTTAGTccctataatataaaatatgcccttttggtcctcttatttgcatattttcattattttagtcCTTCCAGCGGACGGACGTTGGTTCGGCAATTTTCTGGCTCTGATGTGGcaacattaatattaaaatattcactACTCTACCATTTATTTACACTACTCTAAGCTTTCCATTATCCCCTCACACCACCTCCTCATGCACtcttatcttcttctctctctttctctaaagaaaccaagaacaacaacaatggCATCTCTGTCTCTCCATTTCCTCATCTCTCtattcctcctcctccttctctacATCCACAAGTCGGAGCAACAGTAACAACCACTGAACCCAATCACAGTCCCTACCCACCATACCTCCGATGACcttttccaaccaaacatgccATCTGGACTTCTTTGCCAAACTCTTCAGAGGCGTCATTGAAGCCTACGGCCAAACCCTCTACTGTGGTCGCTGCTACCCTGTCCTCACAACATGGCTCTTTGCTGCCCATGCATGCTCCGCCCTCCATCTTCACAATGGACAGGAGCAAACCCCTTCCATCAACCCCCCCCCCGACCACCAGTGATGTCTTTCCCGTCATGCCCGACTTTGACTCTCAACACTACTTAGATGTGCTGCAGAGCTTGTTGGCCAGTCATAACATTCACTTGAGTCGGCATAATGATGTGTTTCTGTGGCATTAGACTTTATGAGCTTGGCTCCTTGAGTTGGCTAGCGGCGTTTAATGTGTCTGGCCACCAGAATGCCAGCCAATGATGGCGCTCAAGTAGTTGGAATGGAGTTGTGGTAATGTTTCCCATGTGCTCAAGTCATTTCTGggtttttaatgaatatttttcatCAGATGAATCGGCCGTTTTCGAGTCTCTGactccattgttgattttgctGTGCAAGTTTGTTTTGAAGACTTCCAAGACACTCAACCCCTcctaaagtgaaaataaatcCACTTGTTGACTTTGTTTCATCTGAATCTGAAATCCAGTTAGCATCACTATACCCTTCAAGTACTGCAGGAAAACCAGAATACATTAGTCCAAAATTAATAgttcctttcaaatattttaatatcctGATAAGGGCAATCCAATGATCCTTATTTGGACTATGTATATATCTGCTTAATCTGCAAACTGCATAAGCAATGTCAGGACGAGTACAGTTCATCAAATACATTAAACTACCAATTACTTGTGCAtattcattttgagaaacaCTAACCCCTTTATTCTTCCTTAAATGAAAAGACTATCATATGGAGTTGAGACAGGtttgcaattaaattgattatatttctttaatactTTTTCAACATAATTTTCTTGTGAAAGCATTATTCCATCATctgatttagaaattttaattccaagaaTAAAATGTGCTTCACCCATGTCCTTCATGTCAAATTTAGATGCAAGAAAATCCTTTGTCTCAACTGCTATTTCTAACGAAGTACCAAAAATaagcatgtcatcaacatataaacaaattataacacCCACATTGTTAGAAAATTTGTTGTAGATACATTTATCagattcatttataaaataaccattgggaattaaaacatgattaaatttttcatgccaTTGTTTTGGTGCTTGTTTGAGCCCATATAAAGATTTCATAAGTTTGCATACCGTATGCTTGTTGTTAGGAATCACATACCCTTCGGGTTGAtccatatatatttcttcttcgagaTCTCCGTTTTAAAAAGCTgtcttaacatccatttgatgaataattaaattgttaataacagctaatgcaattaaaattcgAATGGAAGAAATTCTAGTAACAGGAGCATAAGTGTCAAACTAGTCAATGtctttcttttgagaatatcctttagctactaatctagctttatatttatcaatagaCCCATTAGGTttaagttttttcttaaaaatccatttgAAACCTATAGTTTTTGAACCAGGTGTAAGGTCTACAAATTCTCAAGTATGATTAGATAAAATTGACTCTAATTCACTATTAATAGCTTCTTTCCAAATCACAGCATCAATAGAGGTGATAGCTTGAGAATAAGATTAAGGATCATCCTCCACAAGAAATGTAATGAAGTCATTTCGAAAACTATGTTCTTTCCTAGTCCTTTTACTCCTTCTTAATTCAAAATCAGAAGCATCAATATTTGCTGAATCAGTATTAGGAGTAATATGAGATGAATGAGCAATGTTATCAACACAtgatttcaaaggaaaaatatgttTGAAAAAATCTGCATTTTTAGACTCCACAATAGTATTAGGTTCCATAATGTCACTCTTAACAACCATGAATCTATATGTAGCACTATTCAAAGCATATCCAATTAGCATACAATCAAAAGTTTTGGGATcaattttcctctttttagaatcAGGTAATAGTACTTTTGCTAAGCAACCCCAAACTTTAAGATATTTTAAACTAGGTGCATATTCTTTCCATAATTCAAAAGGAGTTTTACCAGTTTTCTTTAAAGGAATTCTTTTTTGAATATGACAAGCTGATAAAATGGCTTCTCCCCATAAATTATTAGGAGCGCCTAAACTAATTAACATAGCATTCATCATATCCTTAAGagttctatttttcctttcagctATTCCATCAGAAACAGGTGAGTAAAGGGGAGTTATCTCATGTATTATACCATGGTTTTCACAaaagattttcaaaatattatcttcGTATTCTCCACTTCTATCTGATCTaagtcttttgattttttttatttagttgattctcaacttcatttttatattttataaatatttcacaTGCTTCATCCTTTGATCTAAGCAAGTATAAAACAGTATATCAAgagtaatcatcaacaaaagtaatataatatttctttcctCCTCTAGTCATTGAATGTTTTAAATCACCTAAATCAGAATGAATTAAACCTAGTAATTCAGATTCCCTTTCAATAGTCTTACAACCTTTGTTGGTAGATTTAGATTCTACACAAATATCACATTTGGCAATTTTATTGGAATCTGTCATGTTATAAATCAAGCctagttctttcattttcttgatgTATGAAAAATTCACATGTCCTAATCTAACATGCAATAAATCAATTGAATTCACCATGTAAGCAGAAGAGGATGCTTTATTTCCATTGTTAACATTGAGTACATTGAGAATAAATAAACCTTGACTACAATACCCCTTCCCAATGAAAATTCCATTCTtagacattattaatttatctgaCTCAAAGGCAACTTTTATTCCAGCCTTTTCAAGCAGTGAGACAGATACTAAATTAGAATGAAGATCAGGGGCATGCAACACATCATTCTGAAATAAAGTTTTTCCTGATGTAAGTTTTATAAGTACCTTCCCTTTTTCAAGAaccggagaaggagatgaatctcCCATGAATACTTGTTCTTCACCTTTGGCTAAAGGAATGTAGGATTGGAAAGCATTCCTATCTGCAGAAACATGTCTCGTGGCTCCAGAATCTACAATCCAGTCTTTTGTATCCGCTACCATAAGTGCTTGAGAAACAACAATTACTATGACATCATCATTACCTCCTTCCGTTATGTTGACTTTAGCAATTGTCTCCTTTAGTTCTTTCTTGTAGTGACATTGAGATGCATAATGCCCTGGTTTGCCATAAACATAACACgcaccttttctttttgtttgaaaattctgATTAAATTTGAAGCCATCCTTCTTATGTTCGTTGAATCTTTGTGCAAAgcctttgaatttatttctggTTCCTTTGACTTTCTTGGAATTCCTGTTGGAATTCTGTCTTTTGTTTGATCCTACTTCAATAAGATTCGCCTTGGATGAGAATTCTTTGATCTTGTCTGCATTATCCCTTTAACggttcttctcttcaattcgGATATGTACAATGATGTCTTCAAGAGTCATGAGTTTCCTTTTATgcttcaagttgtttttgtaGTGTTTCCAAGATTCGGGTAGACGTTCAATGAGGAAGCCGGCAATGAATGCATCAGGTAAgatgatttcttcatttttcagaTCATTGACCAAAACATGATAATCATGAATTTGGGAAGATACATCCTTCTCTTCAGTCATTTGGAAATCAGAGAAATCCCCTATTGCATATTTTTGATTCCCGGCATCTTCAACTACGTATTTCTTATGCAATGAATCCCAGATTTCTTTTGCTATCTTGAGATCGCAGTAGATGTCATACAGTTCATTTGAGAGTGTGTTGAGGATGGTATGATAACAGATCTTGTTTCCTTTCTCCCAAATTGGCAAGGTTTCCGCATAAACTTCTGATGTTGGGTCCGGCCTTGCTTCAGTCAGAATATGTACGAGGTTGAACATGTCTAGCGCTGAGAACACCTTCTGTTGCCATCATTTGAAGAATGTGCCAGTGAATTGATCAATCTTTGAGACGTCAGGAAGTAACTTAGCGGTGGTCATCACGTTCTCCATGAATTTGTCCTTAAGATTGTTGAAAAATCTGATTTGTCATTGGCGAAAGACGAAGAACCACGACCGGAACTGAAAAGCCATTCACGACAAAAAGGcgcaaaaaattaaatatgatgaaaggggcaaaaaggtaaaaaaatctATTGCGTGACTGCACACCCAATAAATCTGGTGCATTCATGTTCGCATCATGCGCCTACGTGAGTTCAGAATTTCTAAGCTAATTTTTGGATCCAAACCCTGAAATTTGCACCCCCCTGTGTCTGCGCGTAAGAGAGCATAACCACTAAAGTAAAGTTAATGGATAATGaatagtattatatataaagtGGGTGAAGTTCTTGTAGCTAGGCAATGCGGTACTAAACTTTGGTCggaatattttgaaacaaatatggCCCTAAAGTATATGGGCCCTCTAACAATGTATTCATGCTTTTCACATCAAAAAGCCAACCAAAAAAatggttcttcttcttcccaacaAATCCTTAAGCTTCGCCATCTTGTGTCTCCTCCTTGTTCACCATGTCAACACCGGAATCCTGAGTTTCTCTAAAATCACAACCAACTGCACCGGCGGCAACTACATAGACAGCAGCATCTTCTCCACCAACCTCAACTCCCTCCTCTCCACTTTCAATTCCAAGTCCTCATACTCCAACTATACATATCAAACCTCAGGGACTGTCTATGGCCTCTTCTTCTACACTGGTGACCTCTCACAAGACAACTGCCAGGCCTGCATCCAATCAGCCATTAAAAACATCTCTGAGAAATGCCCAAGCTCAAAACAAGCCATCATATGGTATGACTACTGCGAACTACGTTACTTTGACACCAACTTCTTTGGATTCCCAGATACCAATGGCTTCCCCATGATCAATCCTTATGAGAACACCAGTTCATCAAGGCCAATTGAGGTGATGTCCCAGTTGGTCAAAGAGGCCCCATCCCAACAACCCGTTATGTTCTCTTACAGAGGATTCCCCCCTGAAAGCTTGTATGCTCTGGCACAGTGTTCATCATACTTAACCACAGAAGGATGCAGTTGTTGCTTGACTACTATCTTGGCAAACATTAAAGCTTGTTGTACAATGAGAAAGGGATGGAGATATCTGGCTACTAGCTGTTGGATACGGTATGAAGCCACTTCTTTTCTTCAGAACCTTCAGGGAACATATATAGAGCTCACTTAGAGCTCTTGCCCCTACAAAAGCACCCATCATAATGACCTGAATCTCAACAAGATTCTCTCTGATTTGATGACAACCACTCCGTTGAAGGGTGGGTTCTATAACACTAGTGACGGGGAGACAATGAACAAGCTCTATGGCTTAGCACTATGCCAAGGAGATCTAGCTCCACAAGGGGAATTTTGCAAGATCTGTCTACATAATGCAAGAAATAGCATTCTAGAAGATTACACAAACAAGACACAAGCCATTGAATGGTATGAGAGCTGTTTTATTAAGTACTCCAACCAGAGTTTCTTTGGGGTTGTGAATATTGTTGGAAGGACAATGTGTGGAACTGAACAAAGCAACCGGATTGCTGCCAATATCACCACCGGAATGGTATAGGGTAGAGAGGGGCACGGGCTGGGTTCGGGACCCAGCCCGGTACTCCTCACAAACCGGCGAGCCATGCCAGAACCCGCCAGTTTACGGGCCGGCccgctattttttaaaattttactataaaattaatttaaagtaaaaaatctaataatgtAACAATCAAGAAAACTTATATAAGTATCTAATCCACTACtctatatttatgatttattttaaacaaaatatatatatatatatatataattacaaattaaggttttttttaattatcttaaaacaaaaatataattgttaaccgattaaaaattttgaggcaactcaaaataattttaaaataactttaaaaaaaaaaagaggacgGAGGGATTGTACTTAATTCATTTCTCTATCGAATTAAGTTGTTAAAATATCTTTATgagtataataataattaaaacttataTAATTCTTTTACTTTAATTCATAGTTGCCACTTGCTAACTATTCATTGCTATTCAGGTATGTCTCCACCTTAGCTTAATTATCAAACTTTACAGGATAATATTATGCTAAACATATTGTTAGtgcaaaacaataataaaaaaatactaacttcaaaattttcctttttttattaaacttaagCATATTTAGATTCATCCgttaaaatttatgatttaatgttTAGTTGTGACAATTGATAACTTGCTATTTTAAATacattttcatttgtatttaatatttacaataattaaatcacacaaaaattcaatttttacagTGTGATGGTTGCATGTTTATGAACTAGTTGTACCTATtaactttttttcatttaatactTGTgacaatcaaaacacaaatatatatatatatatatatataactattcatttttattgctttcccaccattcaaaaattcaaatgggTTTAATTTACGTTCATGTTGATGTTATTAATGAATTGGAAGTTGACATtcaactatatttatttatatatatttattcctaATATTATACAAAAGTTAGTGTAGCCCAAGTTGTTaggtgttttcttttttttaaaaaggtctTGGGATCCAAACCCATAGCATGCATAAATAAGcatgatctttttaaaaaaaattaatataaaactaaaaaaaaaaagtgcaacCCGCCAAGTTGGACTGCCAACCCGGCAGGTTGATGAACCCGTTGACCGTCGGGTCAACCCAGCCGGGATCCTGAGTTGAGAAAAGGATAACCCGTAACCGGGCCCACTATAGTGCGGGCCGGTTACAGGTTTCCGGCCCGCCCCGCTAGGTCACTTGAACCGGCGGGTTTCAACGGGCCGGGCCAACAATCGGCCCATGCCCCCCTATAGTACAGGACTCATTCATGATGTAGTTAATAG from Dioscorea cayenensis subsp. rotundata cultivar TDr96_F1 chromosome 7, TDr96_F1_v2_PseudoChromosome.rev07_lg8_w22 25.fasta, whole genome shotgun sequence carries:
- the LOC120265218 gene encoding cysteine-rich repeat secretory protein 38-like, producing the protein MVLLLPNKSLSFAILCLLLVHHVNTGILSFSKITTNCTGGNYIDSSIFSTNLNSLLSTFNSKSSYSNYTYQTSGTVYGLFFYTGDLSQDNCQACIQSAIKNISEKCPSSKQAIIWYDYCELRYFDTNFFGFPDTNGFPMINPYENTSSSRPIEVMSQLVKEAPSQQPVMFSYRGFPPESLYALAQCSSYLTTEGCSCCLTTILANIKACCTMRKGWRYLATSCWIRYEATSFLQNLQGTYIELT
- the LOC120265219 gene encoding uncharacterized protein LOC120265219 encodes the protein MTTTPLKGGFYNTSDGETMNKLYGLALCQGDLAPQGEFCKICLHNARNSILEDYTNKTQAIEWYESCFIKYSNQSFFGVVNIVGRTMCGTEQSNRIAANITTGMIAINSSLESYALVLHKRPQQRGLWGLLAERDEYFFAKLCIVSRMAISLW